From one Peptoniphilaceae bacterium AMB_02 genomic stretch:
- the moaA gene encoding GTP 3',8-cyclase MoaA, whose amino-acid sequence MKDRYGRVIDYVRISLTDRCNLRCIYCMPEEGIELLKHEDILRYEEILKLCSAFIKIGISTFKLTGGEPLVRKGVPEFIRELKALPGTREVTLTTNGVLLGKMANELVDSGIDRINVSLDTMDAEEFRRLTRFDKIDTVLDGIDKLIKLGYENLKINTVPIQPIKPEDIIKLADLARNKPISVRFIELMPIGEGTEYSGSSSELIMSILEDKYGLAKAYQGKLGNGPANYVKFDKFKGYIGFIEALNSKFCGSCNRIRLSSTGFLKLCLHYDYGVDISGFINKLSVDELAEKLAEIIYDKPKAHMLGHKTEHTENKRMNQIGG is encoded by the coding sequence ATGAAAGACAGATATGGTAGAGTTATCGATTATGTAAGAATATCTTTAACAGACAGATGCAATCTAAGATGTATTTACTGTATGCCTGAAGAGGGCATAGAGCTTCTTAAGCATGAGGACATACTCAGATATGAGGAGATACTCAAACTTTGTAGTGCATTTATAAAAATAGGAATTAGCACTTTTAAATTGACAGGCGGAGAGCCATTGGTCAGAAAGGGAGTGCCTGAGTTTATAAGAGAATTAAAAGCGCTACCCGGGACAAGAGAAGTAACCCTTACGACAAATGGAGTACTGCTCGGGAAAATGGCAAACGAATTAGTAGATTCAGGGATAGACAGAATAAATGTAAGTCTGGACACCATGGATGCAGAAGAATTCAGGAGACTTACCAGATTTGACAAGATAGACACGGTCTTGGACGGTATAGACAAATTAATAAAATTGGGATATGAGAACCTCAAGATAAACACCGTACCGATACAGCCTATAAAACCTGAAGACATTATCAAATTAGCAGATCTGGCAAGAAATAAACCCATATCCGTTCGATTTATAGAACTCATGCCAATAGGAGAAGGAACGGAATACAGTGGAAGTTCATCAGAACTCATTATGAGTATATTGGAAGATAAATACGGCCTCGCCAAAGCATACCAAGGAAAACTCGGAAATGGACCGGCGAACTATGTTAAATTTGACAAATTCAAAGGATATATAGGCTTTATAGAAGCACTCAATTCAAAGTTTTGTGGTAGTTGCAATAGAATCAGACTAAGCTCGACAGGTTTTTTAAAACTATGTCTACATTATGACTATGGTGTAGATATTAGTGGTTTTATAAACAAATTATCTGTCGATGAACTCGCAGAAAAACTAGCTGAAATAATCTACGACAAACCCAAAGCACATATGCTTGGACACAAAACCGAACACACAGAAAATAAAAGAATGAATCAAATCGGAGGATAG
- the moaC gene encoding cyclic pyranopterin monophosphate synthase MoaC — MDKLTHFDEDGNARMVDISDKDETKRVAIASGTIKVGNTILRHILDNKIEKGDVLGVARVAGIMATKTTSTSIPMCHPLMITGVDIDFEIDSELGIIKAKSTVKTTGKTGVEMEALHSCSIALLTIYDMCKAIDKSMEIGNIKLEHKSGGKSGDFFR; from the coding sequence ATGGATAAATTAACGCATTTTGATGAAGACGGCAATGCCAGAATGGTAGATATTTCAGATAAAGATGAGACTAAGCGAGTTGCCATAGCATCGGGAACCATAAAAGTAGGAAATACAATACTGAGACATATATTGGACAATAAAATAGAAAAAGGCGACGTGTTGGGAGTTGCAAGAGTAGCCGGTATAATGGCTACCAAGACTACGAGCACTTCCATTCCGATGTGTCATCCACTTATGATTACCGGAGTGGATATAGACTTTGAAATAGACAGTGAACTTGGAATTATTAAAGCTAAATCAACAGTAAAGACCACAGGCAAAACGGGAGTGGAGATGGAAGCACTACATTCATGCTCGATAGCACTATTGACCATTTACGATATGTGTAAGGCAATAGATAAATCGATGGAAATAGGAAATATAAAACTGGAACATAAATCCGGAGGGAAATCAGGCGATTTCTTTAGATAG
- a CDS encoding molybdopterin-binding protein produces MRQIETKNAVGHILCHDITEIVKGVTKKARFRKGHIVKEEDIPVLLKLGKDRLYVWEQTEGMIHENEAAEYLKEITINDNIRASECKEGKIDLFAEIDGLLKVDIEKLLVVNSSDEMMIATRHNNMPVKAGDKLLGTRIIPLVIEESKMIEVKEKVGDSPILKLLPFKKLNAGVVTTGNEVYHKRIEDTFTPVIIDKLKAYNIEVVEHEISDDNPENISAKIKAILKKGVDLLICTGGMSVDPDDKTPAAIKSVADRIISYGAPVLPGAMFMLAYTSEGLPIMGLPGCVMYCKRTVFDLILPRVAAGDPVTKEEISTLGHGGLCLECEDCTYPECSFGKGA; encoded by the coding sequence ATGAGACAAATAGAGACAAAAAATGCAGTTGGACATATCCTCTGTCATGATATAACCGAAATCGTAAAAGGCGTTACCAAAAAGGCAAGATTCAGAAAAGGACATATCGTTAAAGAAGAAGATATACCTGTATTGTTAAAACTGGGTAAAGATAGATTATATGTTTGGGAACAAACCGAAGGTATGATACATGAAAATGAAGCCGCAGAATACTTAAAAGAAATAACCATAAATGATAATATCAGAGCTTCAGAATGCAAAGAGGGGAAGATAGACCTATTTGCAGAAATAGACGGACTGCTCAAAGTAGATATTGAAAAACTCCTTGTGGTCAACTCATCAGATGAAATGATGATAGCTACAAGACATAATAATATGCCCGTCAAAGCCGGAGATAAGCTGTTGGGCACGAGAATTATTCCCCTTGTCATAGAAGAATCAAAAATGATAGAAGTTAAAGAAAAGGTGGGAGACAGCCCGATATTAAAGCTATTGCCATTTAAAAAATTAAACGCGGGCGTAGTTACTACCGGAAATGAAGTGTATCATAAAAGGATAGAAGATACTTTTACTCCGGTCATAATAGATAAATTAAAAGCATATAATATAGAAGTCGTTGAACATGAGATAAGCGATGATAATCCTGAAAACATATCCGCGAAGATAAAGGCTATACTCAAAAAGGGTGTAGACCTATTGATTTGCACCGGCGGAATGAGCGTAGATCCGGATGACAAAACTCCTGCAGCTATAAAATCAGTCGCAGACAGGATAATTAGTTATGGAGCACCTGTACTGCCGGGGGCGATGTTTATGTTGGCATATACTAGTGAAGGACTGCCGATTATGGGGTTACCGGGATGCGTAATGTACTGTAAAAGAACAGTATTTGATTTAATTCTTCCAAGGGTTGCTGCCGGTGACCCTGTTACTAAAGAGGAAATCTCTACACTCGGACATGGAGGATTATGCCTCGAATGTGAAGACTGCACATACCCTGAGTGTTCATTCGGAAAGGGAGCTTAA
- the ppk1 gene encoding polyphosphate kinase 1 produces the protein MDKNFNYDLSYTQNRELSWLEFNIRVLNEAHDPEVPSLEKLKFISIFTSNLDEFFMVRVGSLFDLSKLKKERLDDKTGMTYTEQLSEIFKKMPELYRRKDQAYSDVESQLRFQGISNLKYEELTKEEKKIVDLYFDKSILPILSPLVLDSHHPFPHLSNNTLIIVANMKDDTNQAFTGLIQMPVILEELFYLPGTGVRYILTAEIIRARLSDIFNFKIIDNAIISVTRNADLNLEEDFDDNDEDFRLYMKKALKKRSRLEPVRLEINGKLQKNTVEYLKSRLNLKSEQIYYSESPLKMDYVFSLFGKLPLPLEKTTTYKPYTPVYPVDLNPSKSIINQVVEKDRLLFFPFESIDPFLSLLKEASNDPYVISIKITIYRLASISKVAEYLAHAAENGKEVVVIMELRARFDEDNNINWSERLEQAGCTVIYGFEDYKIHSKICLITRHKDGVISYISQFGTGNYNEKTAKQYTDLSLITSDYNLGMDAQTFFRNMMVSNLDGQYNHLLVAPYSLKPNLVHLIDEQIALAKSGENALIKIKCNSVTERDIIDKLSEASNAGVKIYMNVRGICCILPGIPGKTENIHITSIVGRYLEHPRIYIFGEGENPKVYISSADLMTRNLTRRVEIACPIYDPIIKSKVIDIVDLLLTDDKKSSVLKPDGSYVKVSDEPSISSQDYFMDLAVKSSKKKQDTQKVQKTKRTVTSEKIIVNKEEIVTDAISKMSLFEKFKLLFLKK, from the coding sequence ATGGATAAAAACTTTAATTACGATCTTTCTTACACACAAAACAGAGAATTATCATGGCTGGAGTTTAATATCAGAGTACTTAATGAGGCACATGATCCCGAGGTGCCGAGTCTAGAAAAGCTTAAGTTTATTTCTATTTTCACAAGTAATTTGGACGAATTTTTCATGGTTCGTGTCGGTTCACTGTTTGATTTATCAAAGCTAAAAAAAGAGAGACTTGATGATAAGACCGGTATGACCTATACTGAACAATTATCTGAGATTTTTAAAAAGATGCCGGAGCTATATAGGAGGAAAGACCAGGCTTATAGCGATGTGGAGTCACAACTTAGGTTTCAAGGTATTTCAAATCTAAAGTATGAAGAGCTTACAAAGGAAGAAAAAAAGATAGTGGATCTGTATTTTGACAAATCAATACTACCCATACTATCTCCTCTTGTCTTAGATTCACATCATCCTTTCCCACATCTCAGCAATAATACTCTAATTATTGTTGCAAATATGAAAGATGACACAAATCAGGCCTTCACGGGATTGATTCAAATGCCTGTAATCTTGGAAGAATTATTTTACTTACCGGGTACAGGCGTGCGTTATATTCTCACTGCCGAAATAATTCGAGCGAGATTGTCGGATATATTTAATTTCAAAATTATCGATAATGCAATTATTTCGGTTACGAGAAATGCAGATTTAAATCTGGAAGAAGATTTTGATGACAATGACGAAGATTTTAGATTGTACATGAAAAAGGCTTTGAAAAAGAGGAGCCGTCTTGAGCCTGTAAGGCTTGAAATAAACGGCAAACTACAAAAGAACACAGTGGAGTATTTAAAATCGAGACTCAATCTTAAGTCAGAACAGATTTACTATAGTGAAAGTCCTTTGAAAATGGATTATGTGTTTTCTCTTTTTGGTAAATTACCTCTTCCGCTGGAGAAGACTACTACTTATAAACCTTATACACCCGTATATCCCGTAGATTTGAACCCTAGTAAGAGTATTATTAATCAAGTTGTTGAAAAGGACAGATTACTTTTTTTCCCATTTGAATCAATCGATCCCTTTCTGTCTCTATTAAAGGAAGCTTCTAATGATCCCTATGTTATTTCAATAAAAATTACCATCTACAGGCTGGCCTCGATTTCAAAAGTTGCAGAGTATCTTGCACATGCTGCTGAAAACGGTAAAGAAGTTGTGGTTATAATGGAGCTTAGGGCAAGATTTGATGAGGATAATAATATAAACTGGTCTGAAAGATTGGAGCAGGCGGGCTGTACTGTTATTTACGGTTTTGAAGATTATAAAATACATTCTAAAATATGTTTGATTACAAGACATAAAGACGGAGTGATAAGCTATATTTCACAATTCGGAACCGGAAATTATAACGAAAAGACAGCAAAACAGTATACCGATTTATCACTTATAACGAGCGATTATAATCTCGGTATGGATGCTCAAACATTTTTTAGAAATATGATGGTCTCCAATTTAGACGGTCAATACAATCACCTTCTGGTTGCACCTTATTCTTTAAAGCCGAATTTGGTACATTTAATTGATGAACAGATAGCATTGGCTAAATCCGGCGAAAATGCTCTCATTAAGATTAAGTGTAATTCCGTAACTGAAAGAGATATTATTGATAAGCTCTCTGAGGCTTCTAATGCCGGTGTTAAGATTTACATGAATGTTAGAGGAATTTGCTGTATACTTCCTGGAATCCCGGGCAAAACTGAAAATATCCATATAACGAGTATCGTGGGAAGGTACCTGGAGCATCCAAGGATTTATATATTCGGTGAAGGTGAAAATCCAAAGGTATATATCTCCTCTGCAGATTTGATGACTAGAAATCTTACCAGGAGAGTGGAGATAGCATGCCCAATTTACGATCCTATTATAAAATCTAAAGTCATCGATATCGTGGACCTTCTTTTAACTGACGACAAAAAGTCCTCGGTACTTAAGCCTGATGGTAGTTATGTAAAGGTAAGTGACGAACCGAGTATAAGTTCACAAGATTATTTTATGGATTTGGCAGTAAAGTCCTCTAAGAAAAAACAGGATACACAGAAGGTTCAAAAGACTAAAAGAACAGTCACTAGCGAGAAGATCATTGTGAACAAGGAAGAAATTGTCACTGATGCTATATCAAAGATGTCGCTGTTTGAGAAATTTAAACTATTATTTTTAAAGAAATAA
- a CDS encoding glycosyltransferase family 4 protein, with protein MKIFGYIRACLIVLEAKGMDYDLLFFKAKGKSLPPLPENTILSQAFNSIDRYVFSVKHRKVYNDIVTKLNPDNYFMSHAHSLMSNGYISYRLKQDYSIPYIVAVRNTDIFTFFRLMPHLIPLGRKIMNDAYKIIFISPKYKDYMLSRYIKPKDLESIDKKSIVISNGIDGLFLEDYEPKDNLIEDTIRLIFVGRVDDSNKNVRTLVKACDFLLSKGHKLKLTLVGRLEKDIYKKFILNRDYIEYLGTQDVLGVRSSLRNSDIFVMPSKHETFGLVYAEAMSQGLPVIYTKNQGFDGYYPEGQVGYHVVHNDSKQIADKILKIVDNYNTMSKNAIIGSKRFNWDSISDEYIMIYKELLEDK; from the coding sequence ATGAAGATATTTGGATATATAAGAGCTTGTTTGATCGTTTTGGAAGCCAAGGGCATGGACTACGATCTGCTTTTTTTTAAAGCTAAGGGAAAATCACTGCCTCCCTTGCCTGAAAACACAATCCTTTCTCAAGCTTTTAATTCAATAGACAGATATGTTTTTTCTGTCAAGCATAGAAAAGTCTATAATGATATTGTGACTAAACTCAATCCCGATAATTATTTCATGTCTCATGCTCATTCGCTAATGTCTAATGGTTATATATCTTATAGGTTAAAGCAAGATTATTCTATACCTTATATTGTTGCGGTTAGAAATACTGATATTTTCACTTTCTTCCGTTTAATGCCTCATCTGATACCTTTGGGAAGAAAGATAATGAATGATGCTTATAAGATAATCTTTATTTCTCCTAAGTATAAAGATTATATGCTGTCAAGATACATAAAACCAAAGGACCTCGAATCTATAGACAAAAAGTCAATTGTAATTTCAAATGGTATAGACGGATTGTTTCTGGAAGATTATGAACCTAAAGATAATCTTATAGAAGATACTATCAGGCTGATTTTTGTTGGAAGAGTTGATGATTCAAACAAGAATGTTAGAACTTTAGTAAAGGCTTGTGATTTTCTTTTATCCAAAGGACATAAGTTAAAGCTCACTCTTGTGGGCAGATTGGAAAAAGATATTTATAAAAAATTTATTCTAAATAGAGATTATATAGAATATCTGGGAACTCAAGATGTTTTAGGTGTAAGAAGCAGTTTGAGAAATTCCGATATTTTTGTTATGCCTTCCAAGCATGAAACCTTTGGACTCGTCTATGCAGAAGCTATGAGTCAAGGTCTTCCCGTAATCTATACTAAGAACCAAGGTTTTGACGGTTATTATCCTGAAGGTCAAGTTGGATATCATGTGGTTCATAATGACTCTAAACAAATTGCCGATAAGATTCTAAAGATAGTGGATAATTATAATACTATGTCTAAAAATGCAATAATCGGTTCAAAGAGATTTAATTGGGACAGTATCTCTGATGAATATATTATGATATATAAAGAATTACTTGAAGATAAATAA
- a CDS encoding glycosyltransferase — protein MKVFMISQGYPSTEYPMNGIHQFAYAKALKKHGIDVVFLALDVRSFRRKRKWGYEALNLDGIPVYALNIPLGRISPKLMGKISSFGFTKLMKKVIAKEGEPDILHSHFTETSYAVALSNKGKYAYIVSEHSSAVNKISKTEIPTELYDTAYFTYHNCDRLVVGSPVFQSRVEELFDILPICIPTIANTDYFNLSDFTPEKYRVVSVGNLKEAKGHRDVIQAFHKGLKGVDASLVIIGDGEDRRFLETMITDYNEQDRITLLGQRDLAFIAKEFSQSSLFVLASHSETYGKVYVEAMNAGLPIITTENGGSEQFVKSFNGVIAKVKDTESLSSAFVYMYEHRDSFDKEKIREFAQENFSEDVATDQHIKLYEELLSSYKS, from the coding sequence ATGAAAGTTTTTATGATTTCTCAAGGTTATCCGTCAACTGAATATCCAATGAATGGTATCCATCAATTTGCCTATGCAAAGGCTCTAAAAAAACACGGAATAGACGTAGTTTTTTTAGCACTGGATGTAAGGTCTTTTCGCAGGAAAAGAAAATGGGGTTATGAAGCTTTGAATTTGGACGGAATACCGGTATATGCTCTAAATATACCTCTTGGTAGGATAAGTCCAAAGCTAATGGGCAAGATTTCTTCTTTCGGTTTTACTAAATTGATGAAAAAGGTAATTGCAAAAGAAGGTGAGCCTGATATTCTTCATTCTCATTTTACTGAAACTTCCTATGCAGTTGCACTTTCAAATAAAGGTAAGTATGCGTATATAGTTTCAGAGCATTCATCTGCTGTAAACAAAATTAGTAAAACAGAAATACCTACCGAGCTGTACGATACTGCCTATTTCACATATCATAATTGTGACAGATTGGTAGTAGGTAGTCCGGTGTTCCAAAGCAGAGTCGAAGAGCTTTTTGACATCTTACCGATATGTATCCCAACCATTGCCAATACTGATTATTTTAACTTATCGGATTTTACTCCCGAAAAGTACAGAGTCGTATCTGTTGGTAATCTAAAGGAAGCGAAGGGTCATAGGGATGTTATTCAGGCCTTTCATAAGGGTCTAAAGGGTGTCGATGCAAGTCTTGTTATAATCGGAGATGGAGAAGATCGACGATTTTTAGAAACTATGATAACTGATTACAATGAACAAGATAGAATTACTCTTTTAGGTCAAAGGGACCTGGCTTTTATAGCTAAAGAATTTTCGCAAAGCAGTCTATTTGTTCTTGCATCTCATAGTGAAACTTATGGTAAAGTTTATGTTGAAGCAATGAATGCCGGTCTTCCAATAATTACTACAGAAAATGGTGGAAGTGAGCAATTTGTTAAATCCTTTAATGGTGTAATAGCCAAGGTTAAGGATACTGAATCTCTATCAAGCGCCTTTGTTTACATGTATGAGCATAGGGATAGTTTTGACAAAGAAAAGATAAGAGAATTTGCTCAAGAGAACTTTTCAGAGGATGTTGCAACAGACCAACATATCAAACTTTACGAAGAACTACTTTCGAGCTATAAATCATAA
- a CDS encoding glycosyltransferase has protein sequence MKLVTIVMPTYKRDLIYVKRAVESILSQTYTNLEIIIVDDSPDSYSKRDEIESYINSINDPRIIFIKNEKNLGGSLARNVGINMATGYYTTFLDDDDRYLPEKISAQVEYMESTDLDMSFSNILIMTMNEKLIDVRNYDNVSSFENKEFIKYHLMRHATGTPTFMYKTEKLQEIGGFDDAIMGQEFYLMLKSIEKNLAIGYLNRYDVVVYKHKDDAISKGENKIIGENLLYERKKKYYHLFTNSEIAFIKMRHYVVLAIAHRRNGNYLGFFLNLVKAFICSPLQMLKEGFKFIKKVIEQRRIYSSNSNSND, from the coding sequence TTGAAACTTGTAACAATAGTTATGCCCACATATAAAAGAGATCTTATATACGTAAAAAGAGCTGTTGAATCGATATTAAGTCAAACCTATACGAATTTAGAAATAATAATTGTTGATGATTCTCCTGACTCATATAGTAAAAGAGACGAAATCGAGTCTTATATCAACAGTATTAATGACCCAAGGATAATTTTTATAAAGAACGAAAAAAACCTGGGTGGATCACTTGCCCGCAATGTTGGAATCAATATGGCAACGGGATACTATACAACATTTCTGGATGATGATGATAGGTACTTGCCGGAAAAAATTAGCGCCCAAGTTGAGTATATGGAATCAACAGATCTAGATATGTCCTTCTCTAATATATTGATCATGACAATGAATGAAAAATTGATAGATGTAAGAAATTATGATAATGTATCTTCTTTTGAAAATAAGGAGTTTATCAAGTATCATCTAATGAGGCATGCTACCGGCACACCTACTTTTATGTACAAAACTGAGAAACTTCAAGAAATCGGCGGTTTTGACGATGCTATAATGGGTCAGGAGTTTTACCTGATGTTAAAAAGTATCGAAAAAAACCTGGCTATAGGCTATTTAAACAGATATGATGTAGTAGTATATAAACACAAAGATGATGCAATTTCAAAAGGCGAGAATAAAATAATAGGTGAAAACCTACTGTACGAAAGAAAGAAGAAGTACTATCATCTTTTCACCAATTCCGAAATAGCTTTTATTAAAATGCGTCATTATGTGGTATTAGCTATAGCTCATAGACGAAATGGTAATTATTTAGGATTTTTCTTAAACCTCGTTAAAGCATTTATCTGTTCACCTCTTCAAATGCTAAAAGAAGGATTTAAGTTTATAAAAAAAGTAATTGAACAAAGACGTATTTATTCTTCAAATTCAAATAGCAATGATTAA
- a CDS encoding aminopeptidase, giving the protein MKLSYERKNVWNEVDANENNQIMEYGQRYMDFLDASKTEREATDYIIKKAKERGFISLEDALSRGKLESGMKIYYNNKNKAAVLMVLGKDLKEGMRIVGAHLDVPRLDVKPNPLYEEENLALLKTHYYGGVKKYQWTCIPLALHGVIYTKSGEEIVVNIGEDKDDPVFYINDLLIHLSKDQMAKTLAEGVTGEQLNVVFGHSSYGNQDEESKTKVKDNILKLLNEKYGIIEEDFQVAELEIVPSEKAKHVGLDKAMIAAHGHDDRVCSYAGFEAILEMENPEITSVGLFVDKEEIGSVGNTSMDGYFFENMVAELLSLENNNAMLEARRALSKSKVLSGDVTVGMDPSFPEVLEKQNAARIGGGICISKYTGARGKGGCNDANAEFMQEIRSIFDNGNVIWQTGELGKIDQGGGGTIAYILARFGAEVVDCGTPMLSMHAPMELLSKADAYMTKKAYAAFFKA; this is encoded by the coding sequence ATGAAACTAAGTTACGAAAGAAAAAACGTTTGGAATGAAGTTGATGCAAACGAAAATAATCAAATAATGGAATATGGACAGAGATACATGGATTTTTTGGATGCTTCTAAAACGGAAAGAGAAGCTACAGATTATATAATCAAAAAGGCAAAAGAAAGAGGATTTATATCCTTAGAAGATGCATTAAGTAGAGGCAAACTAGAAAGCGGAATGAAAATTTACTACAATAACAAAAACAAAGCAGCAGTTTTAATGGTATTGGGTAAAGATTTGAAAGAAGGTATGAGAATAGTAGGAGCGCATCTAGATGTCCCAAGACTTGATGTAAAACCTAATCCACTATATGAAGAGGAAAATCTTGCACTACTAAAGACTCACTACTACGGTGGAGTTAAAAAATACCAATGGACTTGCATTCCTCTGGCATTACATGGAGTAATCTATACTAAAAGCGGAGAAGAGATAGTTGTAAATATCGGAGAAGACAAAGACGACCCGGTATTTTATATAAATGATTTATTAATCCACTTGTCAAAAGATCAAATGGCAAAGACACTCGCTGAAGGAGTTACCGGAGAACAACTTAATGTAGTTTTCGGACATTCCTCATATGGAAATCAAGACGAAGAATCCAAAACAAAAGTTAAAGACAATATACTGAAATTACTCAATGAAAAGTACGGCATTATCGAAGAGGATTTCCAAGTAGCAGAACTGGAAATAGTTCCATCAGAAAAAGCTAAACATGTAGGACTTGACAAAGCAATGATAGCAGCCCATGGACATGACGATAGAGTATGTTCATATGCTGGTTTTGAAGCTATACTGGAGATGGAAAATCCGGAAATCACTTCCGTTGGTCTATTTGTAGACAAGGAAGAGATAGGATCTGTTGGAAATACAAGTATGGACGGATATTTCTTCGAAAACATGGTGGCAGAATTATTGAGCTTGGAAAACAATAATGCAATGCTTGAAGCCAGAAGAGCACTTAGTAAATCAAAGGTCCTATCCGGTGATGTTACTGTAGGAATGGATCCTTCCTTCCCTGAAGTACTTGAAAAACAAAATGCAGCGAGAATAGGTGGAGGAATCTGCATCAGTAAATACACAGGAGCAAGAGGAAAAGGCGGCTGTAATGACGCAAATGCAGAATTCATGCAAGAAATCAGAAGCATTTTCGACAATGGAAATGTCATCTGGCAAACGGGAGAACTTGGGAAAATAGATCAAGGTGGTGGAGGAACCATAGCTTATATCCTGGCAAGATTTGGCGCTGAGGTTGTAGACTGCGGTACCCCAATGCTAAGCATGCATGCACCAATGGAACTTCTCAGCAAAGCTGACGCTTACATGACTAAAAAAGCATATGCTGCTTTCTTTAAAGCATAG
- a CDS encoding QueT transporter family protein, translated as MNSKKLSKAALVAAVYVVLTWVLPMFSYGPIQFRFSEVLTLLAFYNPMYIFSITIGAAISNLMSPLGIIDVFVGAFHSFLSVYFISKSKNIYIASLFPALFSFIIGAEIIMVSAEKLSFFLITGQIMLSELIIVTVIGVPLIKLVARNEKLTELLEFQR; from the coding sequence ATGAATTCAAAAAAGTTATCTAAGGCAGCTTTAGTAGCTGCAGTCTATGTTGTGCTAACTTGGGTATTACCCATGTTTAGCTATGGTCCCATCCAATTCAGGTTCTCAGAAGTTCTGACTCTATTGGCATTTTACAATCCGATGTATATCTTTTCCATCACAATAGGGGCTGCAATCTCAAATCTGATGAGTCCTCTTGGTATTATTGATGTCTTCGTCGGAGCGTTTCACAGTTTCTTGTCGGTTTATTTTATCAGTAAATCCAAGAATATTTACATCGCAAGTTTATTCCCTGCTCTTTTTTCATTTATCATCGGTGCAGAAATCATAATGGTATCGGCTGAGAAGTTGAGCTTTTTTCTAATCACCGGTCAAATTATGCTCTCAGAGCTAATTATTGTTACTGTTATAGGTGTGCCTTTAATTAAGTTAGTTGCAAGGAATGAAAAATTAACAGAACTCTTAGAGTTTCAAAGATAA
- a CDS encoding transposase, producing the protein MEYQKLKRYWKIIQMNYKDLDLAKHSKWSHFGTWKSERDIVQESIAVDELPKETYYSYQILLIDIKSGNVASLRAQLEAYLLIVSNHMKICIKTLIENFRYVKNSLATQITNECLEAINYLIKCIKRIAFGYRSYFHFK; encoded by the coding sequence ATGGAATATCAAAAACTAAAACGATACTGGAAGATAATCCAGATGAACTACAAGGATTTGGATTTGGCGAAGCACTCGAAATGGTCGCACTTTGGAACCTGGAAGAGTGAACGAGATATTGTTCAAGAGAGTATAGCGGTAGATGAGTTGCCAAAAGAGACATATTATTCCTATCAGATTCTACTCATCGATATTAAAAGCGGAAATGTAGCAAGTCTACGAGCACAATTAGAAGCTTATCTTCTAATTGTAAGTAATCACATGAAAATTTGTATTAAAACACTAATTGAAAATTTCAGGTATGTAAAGAACAGTTTGGCGACTCAGATTACAAATGAATGCTTAGAAGCAATCAATTATTTAATTAAATGCATAAAGCGAATTGCATTTGGTTATCGATCTTATTTCCATTTTAAATAG